Proteins encoded within one genomic window of Gadus chalcogrammus isolate NIFS_2021 chromosome 6, NIFS_Gcha_1.0, whole genome shotgun sequence:
- the mblac2 gene encoding metallo-beta-lactamase domain-containing protein 2 produces MSANDWYAHKSLGDGMYWIQERFYESENRANIWLLRGSHQDVVIDTGLGLKSLPDYITSKGLLGADPQRKNPLLAIATHAHFDHSGGLHQFQQVGVHSAEVEALVNGDNFETATWLSDREIVQAPFPGWRARHYKVHAVQPTHILQEGDVINLGDRQLTVLHMPGHSRGSICLHDGDHKLLFSGDVVYDGAMIDWLPYSRVSDYISSCERIVGLVDSEQVDQVLPGHYNTFGAKRLHRIATSYISRAGTCPAKFSTFAWRTLAGVALRASNPRSAC; encoded by the exons ATGTCTGCCAACGATTGGTATGCTCACAAATCGCTCGGAGATGGCATGTACTGGATCCAGGAGAGGTTCTACGAGTCTGAAAACCGTGCAAATATCTGGCTGCTGCGCGGCTCGCACCAGGACGTGGTGATAGACACGGGGCTGGGCTTGAAGAGCTTACCTGACTACATCACCTCCAAGGGGCTCCTAGGGGCCGACCCGCAGAGGAAGAACCCGCTGCTAGCCATCGCCACCCACGCCCACTTCGACCATTCCGGGGGCCTACATCAGTTCCAACAAGTGGGCGTCCACAGTGCCGAGGTCGAAGCCCTGGTCAACGGAGACAACTTCGAGACGGCCACCTGGCTCAGTGACAGGGAGATAGTCCAGGCGCCTTTTCCGGGATGGAGGGCAAGGCACTACAAGGTGCATGCGGTGCAGCCTACACACATCCTGCAGGAGG gcGACGTCATCAACCTGGGCGACCGGCAGTTGACGGTGCTGCACATGCCGGGCCACTCGCGGGGCAGCATCTGCCTGCACGACGGCGACCACAAGCTGCTGTTCAGCGGGGACGTGGTCTACGACGGCGCCATGATCGACTGGCTGCCCTACAGCCGCGTCAGCGACTACATCAGCAGCTGCGAGCGCATCGTGGGCCTCGTGGACAGCGAGCAG GTGGACCAGGTCCTCCCGGGTCACTACAACACCTTCGGCGCCAAGCGGCTCCACCGCATCGCCACGTCCTACATCAGCCGGGCCGGGACCTGCCCCGCCAAGTTCTCCACCTTCGCCTGGAGGACTCTGGCCGGGGTGGCGCTGAGGGCCTCCAACCCCCGCAGCGCCTGCTAG